Proteins from a genomic interval of Vanacampus margaritifer isolate UIUO_Vmar chromosome 4, RoL_Vmar_1.0, whole genome shotgun sequence:
- the ripor1 gene encoding rho family-interacting cell polarization regulator 1 isoform X1 produces MFTGSTKLPPAKTPQPERLDEVYAALRRGLQSYLQVHQLELDTLGQQIRENKRNGRLGSLYEQDKQVKAIERFMRRLEFHLSKVEELYDAYCIQRRLRDGASKMVAAFNSATGSKEARESLSEANRGFRECTEHMCSLESELESHMGEFHVKMKGLAGFARLCAGDQYEVLMRYGRQRWRLRGRVEVSSKQIWDSEEYIFLPLVTELLSIKVTELKSLANHVVVGSVSCEMLDLFCPLPQTLAVDINDLGTVKLNLEVTWSPFDKDDQTSSCSTVSKRLLSNQSPPDTPSMREQVFYSLLKRQGELDNGTVWSNSSESSDDSSSPALAHHAQRLSASNVLQTSVPAPHKSSASTPSLSSNQEEDESEAGEVFSPRDSMHNGHPQTSCSPSRVGGTGPECTVTDRLSVQSAELLQTSAELSRSFSEASSAAAAESSERTDKCLAKDSPDVSTVQTGAETAESEGPKQTAHDFKHSDGAPTAPFPTSSSFTQEVETALESFDFLNCSDLEEEEEEQEEEVVHQEEVVHQKTDELQENQEQQMQEEHQEEDEQQKEEEPQEEEKQEGEEQHDQDQNKSEQDNVDEEKAEESVEEKDKEIFDSGASDEEAGDGLEFLMEAPEGFRNSDEDRVSESQESSAEEEQDLSRVQLPEEEEGHCEEKGDERHGQDASHDIQEEAERPPTPSHLATTVF; encoded by the exons ATGTTCACAGGCTCCACCAAGCTGCCCCCCGCCAAAACCCCCCAGCCCGAGCGGCTGGACGAGGTGTACGCCGCCTTACGCCGAGGCTTACA gtcatACTTGCAGGTCCACCAGCTGGAGCTGGACACTCTGGGCCAGCAGATCCGAGAAAACAAGAGAAACGGTCGACTG GGCTCTTTGTATGAGCAGGATAAG caagtGAAAGCCATAGAGAGATTCATGCGTCGTTTGGAATTCCACCTCAGCAAG GTGGAGGAGCTTTATGATGCTTACTGCATACAGCGGCGGCTCCGGGATGGTGCAAGTAAAATGGTGGCAGCTTTTAACTCTGCCACTGGAAGCAAAGAGGCCAGGGAGAGCCTGAGTGAGGCCAACAGGGGCTTTAGGGAATGTACGGAG CACATGTGCTCACTTGAGAGCGAACTGGAAAGCCACATGGGAGAATTTCATGTCAAGATGAAGG GCCTTGCTGGCTTTGCTCGGCTGTGTGCGGGTGACCAatatgag GTGCTTATGCGTTATGGCCGTCAGCGCTGGAGGCTACGAGGCCGCGTGGAAGTCAGCAGCAAGCAGATATGGGACAGCGAAGAGTACATTTTCCTGCCTCTCGTCACCGAACTTTTGTCCATCAAG GTGACAGAGCTGAAGAGTCTGGCCAATCACGTGGTGGTGGGTAGTGTGTCCTGTGAAATGCTCGACCTGTTCTGCCCACTCCCACAGACCCTCGCCGTCGATATTAACGACCTGGGAACAGTTAAGCTGAACTTGGAAGTCACATGGAG TCCTTTTGATAAGGATGACCAGACATCATCCTGCAGTACTGTTTCCAAACGTCTGTTGTCCAATCAGAGCCCTCCAGACACGCCCTCCATGCGAGAACAAGTGTTTTAT TCTCTGCTGAAGCGACAAGGAGAGCTGGACAACGGCACCGTGTGGTCCAACTCCTCCGAGTCGTCCGACGACTCGTCCAGCCCGGCCCTGGCCCACCACGCTCAGAGGCTGTCGGCCTCCAACGTCCTGCAAACCAGCGTCCCGGCGCCGCACAAGTCCAGCGCCTCCACGCCGTCGCTGTCGTCCAATCAGGAGGAGGACGAGAGCGAAGCGGGCGAAGTTTTCTCCCCGAGGGATTCGATGCACAACGGCCACCCGCAGACGTCCTGCTCTCCGAGCCGAGTCGGCGGGACCGGCCCGGAATGTACTGTGACGGACAGGCTGTCTGTCCAATCGGCCGAGCTTCTGCAAACCTCGGCCGAGCTGAGCCGCTCGTTCTCGGAAGcttcctccgccgccgccgccgagtcGTCGGAGAGGACGGACAAATGTCTGGCCAAAGATTCGCCCGATGTCTCGACAGTCCAAACCGGAGCGGAGACCGCTGAGAGTGAAGGACCAAAGCAGACGGCTCACGATTTCAAACATTCTGATGGAGCGCCAACT GCCCCTTTTCCCACTTCTTCTAGTTTCACTCAGGAAGTGGAAACTGCTCTTGAGAGTTTTGACTTCCTCAACTGCTCTGatctggaggaggaggaggaagagcaggaGGAAGAGGTTGTGCATCAGGAAGAGGTTGTGCATCAAAAGACGGACGAGCTTCAGGAAAACCAAGAGCAGCAAATGCAAGAGGAACATCAAGAGGAAGACGAGCAGCAAAAGGAGGAAGAACCTCAAGAGGAAGAAAAGCAAGAAGGCGAAGAACAGCACGACCAAGATCAAAACAAGAGTGAACAAGACAACGTAGATGAGGAGAAGGCCGAGGAGTCGGTAGAGGAGAAGGACAAAGAAATCTTCGACTCGGGCGCAAG CGACGAAGAAGCGGGAGACGGCCTGGAATTCCTCATGGAGGCTCCAGAAGGATTTCGGAACTCCGACGAAGACCGCGTCTCCGAATCGCAG GAGTCGAGTGCTGAAGAGGAGCAAGATTTGAGTCGGGTGCAGCTgcctgaggaagaggaggggcaCTGTGAGGAAAAGGGAGACGAGCGACACG GGCAGGATGCGTCACATGATATTCAAGAGGAGGCGGAGCGTCCCCCGACTCCCAGCCACTTGGCCACCACCGTGTTCTAA
- the ripor1 gene encoding rho family-interacting cell polarization regulator 1 isoform X2 — protein sequence MFTGSTKLPPAKTPQPERLDEVYAALRRGLQSYLQVHQLELDTLGQQIRENKRNGRLGSLYEQDKQVKAIERFMRRLEFHLSKVEELYDAYCIQRRLRDGASKMVAAFNSATGSKEARESLSEANRGFRECTEHMCSLESELESHMGEFHVKMKGLAGFARLCAGDQYEVLMRYGRQRWRLRGRVEVSSKQIWDSEEYIFLPLVTELLSIKVTELKSLANHVVVGSVSCEMLDLFCPLPQTLAVDINDLGTVKLNLEVTWSPFDKDDQTSSCSTVSKRLLSNQSPPDTPSMREQVFYSLLKRQGELDNGTVWSNSSESSDDSSSPALAHHAQRLSASNVLQTSVPAPHKSSASTPSLSSNQEEDESEAGEVFSPRDSMHNGHPQTSCSPSRVGGTGPECTVTDRLSVQSAELLQTSAELSRSFSEASSAAAAESSERTDKCLAKDSPDVSTVQTGAETAESEGPKQTAHDFKHSDGAPTAPFPTSSSFTQEVETALESFDFLNCSDLEEEEEEQEEEVVHQEEVVHQKTDELQENQEQQMQEEHQEEDEQQKEEEPQEEEKQEGEEQHDQDQNKSEQDNVDEEKAEESVEEKDKEIFDSGASDEEAGDGLEFLMEAPEGFRNSDEDRVSESQESSAEEEQDLSRVQLPEEEEGHCEEKGDERHGCVT from the exons ATGTTCACAGGCTCCACCAAGCTGCCCCCCGCCAAAACCCCCCAGCCCGAGCGGCTGGACGAGGTGTACGCCGCCTTACGCCGAGGCTTACA gtcatACTTGCAGGTCCACCAGCTGGAGCTGGACACTCTGGGCCAGCAGATCCGAGAAAACAAGAGAAACGGTCGACTG GGCTCTTTGTATGAGCAGGATAAG caagtGAAAGCCATAGAGAGATTCATGCGTCGTTTGGAATTCCACCTCAGCAAG GTGGAGGAGCTTTATGATGCTTACTGCATACAGCGGCGGCTCCGGGATGGTGCAAGTAAAATGGTGGCAGCTTTTAACTCTGCCACTGGAAGCAAAGAGGCCAGGGAGAGCCTGAGTGAGGCCAACAGGGGCTTTAGGGAATGTACGGAG CACATGTGCTCACTTGAGAGCGAACTGGAAAGCCACATGGGAGAATTTCATGTCAAGATGAAGG GCCTTGCTGGCTTTGCTCGGCTGTGTGCGGGTGACCAatatgag GTGCTTATGCGTTATGGCCGTCAGCGCTGGAGGCTACGAGGCCGCGTGGAAGTCAGCAGCAAGCAGATATGGGACAGCGAAGAGTACATTTTCCTGCCTCTCGTCACCGAACTTTTGTCCATCAAG GTGACAGAGCTGAAGAGTCTGGCCAATCACGTGGTGGTGGGTAGTGTGTCCTGTGAAATGCTCGACCTGTTCTGCCCACTCCCACAGACCCTCGCCGTCGATATTAACGACCTGGGAACAGTTAAGCTGAACTTGGAAGTCACATGGAG TCCTTTTGATAAGGATGACCAGACATCATCCTGCAGTACTGTTTCCAAACGTCTGTTGTCCAATCAGAGCCCTCCAGACACGCCCTCCATGCGAGAACAAGTGTTTTAT TCTCTGCTGAAGCGACAAGGAGAGCTGGACAACGGCACCGTGTGGTCCAACTCCTCCGAGTCGTCCGACGACTCGTCCAGCCCGGCCCTGGCCCACCACGCTCAGAGGCTGTCGGCCTCCAACGTCCTGCAAACCAGCGTCCCGGCGCCGCACAAGTCCAGCGCCTCCACGCCGTCGCTGTCGTCCAATCAGGAGGAGGACGAGAGCGAAGCGGGCGAAGTTTTCTCCCCGAGGGATTCGATGCACAACGGCCACCCGCAGACGTCCTGCTCTCCGAGCCGAGTCGGCGGGACCGGCCCGGAATGTACTGTGACGGACAGGCTGTCTGTCCAATCGGCCGAGCTTCTGCAAACCTCGGCCGAGCTGAGCCGCTCGTTCTCGGAAGcttcctccgccgccgccgccgagtcGTCGGAGAGGACGGACAAATGTCTGGCCAAAGATTCGCCCGATGTCTCGACAGTCCAAACCGGAGCGGAGACCGCTGAGAGTGAAGGACCAAAGCAGACGGCTCACGATTTCAAACATTCTGATGGAGCGCCAACT GCCCCTTTTCCCACTTCTTCTAGTTTCACTCAGGAAGTGGAAACTGCTCTTGAGAGTTTTGACTTCCTCAACTGCTCTGatctggaggaggaggaggaagagcaggaGGAAGAGGTTGTGCATCAGGAAGAGGTTGTGCATCAAAAGACGGACGAGCTTCAGGAAAACCAAGAGCAGCAAATGCAAGAGGAACATCAAGAGGAAGACGAGCAGCAAAAGGAGGAAGAACCTCAAGAGGAAGAAAAGCAAGAAGGCGAAGAACAGCACGACCAAGATCAAAACAAGAGTGAACAAGACAACGTAGATGAGGAGAAGGCCGAGGAGTCGGTAGAGGAGAAGGACAAAGAAATCTTCGACTCGGGCGCAAG CGACGAAGAAGCGGGAGACGGCCTGGAATTCCTCATGGAGGCTCCAGAAGGATTTCGGAACTCCGACGAAGACCGCGTCTCCGAATCGCAG GAGTCGAGTGCTGAAGAGGAGCAAGATTTGAGTCGGGTGCAGCTgcctgaggaagaggaggggcaCTGTGAGGAAAAGGGAGACGAGCGACACG GATGCGTCACATGA
- the rab27a gene encoding ras-related protein Rab-27A: MSDGEYDYLIKFLALGDSGVGKTSFLYQYTDGNFNSKFITTVGIDFREKRVTYNSTGPDGSSGRRQKIHMQLWDTAGQERFRSLTTAFFRDAMGFILLFDLTSEQSFLNVRNWMSQLQVHAYCENPDVILCGNKCDLADQRAVSEEEARELADKYGVPYFETSAANGQNVNHAVDVLLDLIMKRMERCVDKSWIPDGTFRTNGHNNADLTEASERSKCAC; encoded by the exons ATGTCTGATGGGGAATACGATTACCTCATCAAGTTCCTAGCTCTCGGCGACTCTGGTGTGGGAAAGACCAGTTTCCTCTACCAGTACACCGATGGCAATTTCAACTCCAAGTTTATCACCACAGTGGGAATTGACTTCAGAGAAAAACGAGTG ACATACAATTCCACTGGTCCTGATGGCTCCTCGGGTCGAAGACAGAAGATCCACATGCAGCTGTGGGACACTGCAGGACAGGAGAG GTTTCGGAGTTTGACCACCGCATTCTTTAGGGACGCGATGGGTTTCATTCTCTTGTTTGACCTCACCAGTGAGCAAAGTTTTCTCAACGTCCGAAACTGGATGA GCCAGTTACAGGTTCACGCCTACTGTGAGAATCCAGATGTGATTCTGTGCGGCAACAAATGCGACCTGGCCGATCAGAGAGCCGTGAGTGAGGAAGAAGCCCGAGAGCTGGCAGATAAGTATGG GGTCCCTTACTTTGAGACGAGTGCGGCGAACGGGCAGAACGTCAACCATGCCGTGGACGTGCTGCTTGACCTCATCATGAAGCGGATGGAACGATGCGTGGACAAGTCATGGATCCCGGACGGCACCTTCCGAACCAACGGTCACAACAACGCAGACTTGACAGAGGCCTCTGAAAGGAGCAAGTGTGCATGTTAA
- the ctcf gene encoding transcriptional repressor CTCF, which yields MEGDIVSMETALAPEGGVLPEAGDAVIQAAAGAPQAVEVPGNMEMMVMDALDPALLQMKTEVLEGGGTVTVTGGDEGQIITLQVVNMEEQAGAALGLGQLQLVQVPVTSTTVDGLQATYVDGSVNKDAEPVICHTLPLPEGFQVVKVGANGEVETVEQEELQAVHDELQATRGEEEQEEGDVADQEPPESQPAWQKDPDYQPITTIRKGKKGKKSRLRYAEGDRDMDVSVYDFEEEQQEGLLSEVNAEKVVGNMKPPKPTKIKKKGVKKTFQCELCSYTCPRRSNLDRHMKSHTDERPHKCHLCGRAFRTVTLLRNHLNTHTGTRPHKCTDCDMAFVTSGELVRHRRYKHTHEKPFKCSMCDYCSVEVSKLKRHIRSHTGERPFQCSLCSYASRDTYKLKRHMRTHSGEKPYECYICHARFTQSGTMKMHILQKHTENVAKFHCPHCDTVIARKSDLGVHLRKQHSFIEKGKKCRYCDAVFHERYALIQHQKTHKNEKRFKCDQCDYCCKQERHMIMHKRTHTGEKPFACSQCEKTFRQKQLLDMHFKRYHDPNFVPTAFVCSKCSKTFTRRNTMLRHSENCIGEVAGDQNGTPPKKSRRGRKRKMQDRHDDDDDEDTDPDLDELEDDDDDLLEDIELEQAPPVVPVAAPEEPPVKRKRGRPPKNKPNVAAIIRVEDEATGEVDDIIVKKEVGAEQDDIEEEGVTQEVVVGEGDSTIQLEELSQEEQEMQLTEAPPNGDLTPEMILSMMDR from the exons ATGAGGGTCAGATCATCACCCTTCAG GTTGTAAATATGGAGGAACAGGCTGGTGCCGCTTTAGGACTTGGACAGCTTCAACTAGTGCAGGTTCCAGTGACTTCAACTACAGTGGATGGCCTCCAAGCAACCTATGTAGATGGATCAGTTAATAAGGATGCAGAGCCAGTTATATGTCACACCCTGCCCTTGCCTGAAGGCTTCCAG GTGGTAAAAGTGGGGGCCAATGGTGAAGTGGAGACTGTAGAGCAAGAGGAGCTTCAGGCAGTCCACGATGAGCTTCAAGCGACGAGGGGAGAGGAGGAACAGGAAGAAGGCGACGTGGCCGATCAGGAACCTCCCGAGTCTCAACCGGCGTGGCAGAAGGACCCGGACTACCAGCCCATTACAACTATCCGCAAAggaaagaaggggaaaaagaGCCGCCTGCGCTACGCGGAGGGTGACAGAGACATGGACGTTTCCGTCTATGACTTTGAGGAAGAGCAACAGGAGGGCCTGCTGTCTGAGGTCAATGCAGAGAAGGTTGTTGGAAACATGAAGCCCCCCAAGCCCACTAAGATCAAGAAGAAAG GTGTAAAGAAGACCTTCCAGTGCGAACTGTGTAGCTACACTTGTCCACGACGCTCCAACCTGGACCGACATATGAAGAGCCACACAGATGAAAGGCCGCATAAATGTCACTTGTGCGGAAGGGCCTTCAGGACAGTCACGCTGCTGAGAAACCACCTCAACACTCACACAG gcACTCGGCCACACAAATGCACAGATTGTGACATGGCCTTTGTGACCAGTGGAGAGTTGGTGCGTCATCGTCGCTACAAGCACACACACGAAAAGCCCTTCAAGTGCTCCATGTGCGACTACTGCAGTGTGGAG GTTAGCAAATTGAAGAGGCACATCCGCTCTCACACCGGCGAGCGGCCCTTCCAGTGCAGTCTATGCAGCTACGCTAGCAGGGACACATACAAGCTGAAAAGACACATGAGGACACACTCAG GCGAGAAGCCGTACGAGTGCTACATCTGCCACGCTCGTTTCACCCAGAGCGGCACCATGAAGATGCACATTCTGCAGAAACACACGGAGAATGTGGCAAAGTTCCATTGTCCACATTGCGACACCGTCATCGCACGCAAGAGCGACCTCG GCGTTCACTTGCGAAAGCAGCATTCATTTATCGAGAAGGGGAAGAAATGTCGTTACTGTGATGCGGTTTTCCACGAGCGATACGCTCTCATCCAACACCAGAAGACTCACAAGAACGAGAAACGTTTCAAGTGCGACCAGTGTGACTACTGCTGCAAACAG GAACGGCACATGATCATgcacaagcgcacacacaccggggagaagccttttgcttgtaGTCAGTGTGAGAAAACGTTCAGACAGAAGCAACTTCTGGACATGCACTTCAAACGCTACCACGACCCCAACTTTGTGCCCACCGCCTTCGTCTGCAGCAAGTGTAGCAAGACGTTCACCCGCAGG AACACGATGCTGCGCCACAGCGAGAACTGCATTGGCGAAGTTGCTGGAGACCAAAACGGAACTCCACCCAAAAAGAGTCGCCGGggcaggaagaggaagatgcAAGACaggcatgatgatgatgatgatgaggacaCAG ACCCTGATCTAGATGAGttggaagatgatgatgatgacctaTTGGAAGATATTGAATTGGAGCAGGCTCCACCAGTGGTTCCCGTTGCTGCCCCCGAAGAACCACCAGTCAAGAGGAAGCGTGGGCGCCCCCCAAAGAACAAGCCAAACG TGGCCGCCATCATCCGCGTGGAGGACGAAGCCACCGGAGaggttgatgacatcatcgtgaAAAAGGAGGTGGGCGCCGAGCAAGACGACATAGAAGAGGAGGGGGTCACACAGGAAGTGGTCGTGGGCGAAGGCGACTCCACTATTCAGCTGGAGGAGCTGTCCCAGGAGGAACAGGAGATGCAGCTGACAGAGGCCCCGCCTAACGGAGACCTCACCCCCGAGATGATCCTCAGCATGATGGACCGGTGA
- the vrk3 gene encoding serine/threonine-protein kinase VRK3 isoform X1, whose amino-acid sequence MDGGLDRTTFRFCPQCGTKLQSNFKFCPSCGERIPCAADTSPLEAIRPSPNFSPPKGDEAINTSQSSSMCHEAADEHGSLISPRPALRKTRNSLRLDREAKLNVKEDPSPVSQDNSVSSPKETPVKRVKKAAPVEASPPPILKSPRSGRGRSTHLPPVEESEKLTDETMRRAEESTVDSSPLTVFSPLSTPASKSPFKGCGGVNECAGRGQSKAKKVAAVERLEDGEELTDTTGRKWTLVKLLSQSVTELVYEVVHKGSWSSSKESAYILKLGAERGRIYKEQNFLQRAAKPSYVAKWIKQHELDFLGIPSCVSFGHTDSYRFLVFPAMGQSLQSFMDNNRLPEKTVLHLACRILDVLHYIHSNEYAHADVNAENIYMQAGRPTQIYLVGYHHASRYCPGGRHVVYRQGIQDPHEGSLEFISVDSHSGAVPSRRSDLQSLGYCMLQWHTGTLPWSGLADPDQVAALKQRYLNDVPALLSHCFGRSKVSSAIQSYVRTVADLQYTEQPDYSELKARLAIALSHLGGSVEKPFGF is encoded by the exons ATGGATGGCGGATTGGACAG AACGACTTTCCGTTTCTGCCCTCAGTGCGGCACGAAGCTGCAGTCCAATTTTAAATTCTGTCCTTCGTGCGGGGAGAGAATTCCTTGTGCCGCCGATACATCTCCACTGGAAGCCATCAGACCTTCTCCAAATTTTTCTCCCCCGAAAGGGGATGAGGCCATTAACACAAGCCAATCGTCCAGCATGTGTCATGAGGCCGCAGACG AGCACGGAAGTTTAATTTCTCCACGTCCTGCACTACGGAAAACTCGTAACTCCCTCCGCTTGGACAGGGAAGCCAAGTTAAACGTAAAAGAAGATCCTTCTCCTGTGTCGCAAG atAACAGTGTGTCTTCACCAAAAGAAACTCCAGTCAAACGTGTAAAGAAGGCGGCACCTGTTGAGGCTTCTCCCCCTCCCATCTTAAAATCCCCCAGATCTG GAAGGGGCAGAAGTACGCACTTGCCGCCCGTGGAGGAAAGTGAGAAATTGACAGATGAGACGATGAGGCGCGCAGAGGAGTCCACTGTGGACAGCTCGCCTCTGACTGTCTTCTCTCCTCTTTCCACGCCGGCCTCCAAATCTCCTTTCAAAG GATGTGGTGGTGTGAATGAATGTGCAGGCCGAGGACAGAGCAAAGCGAAGAAAGTGGCCGCCGTGGAGCGACTCGAGGACGGCGAGGAGCTGACGGACACGACAGGCAGGAAGTGGACGCTGGTCAAGCTGCTCAGTCAGAGCGTGACGGAGCTCGTGTATGAAG TTGTGCACAAAGGGTCATGGTCCTCCTCCAAGGAATCTGCTTATATCCTTAAACTG GGAGCTGAACGAGGACGAATCTACAAGGAGCAGAACTTTCTGCAGAGGGCTGCCAAGCCATCATATG TTGCCAAGTGGATCAAGCAGCACGAATTGGACTTCCTCGGAATTCCTTCCTGCGTCAGCTTCGGCCACACAGATTCTTACAG GTTCTTGGTTTTCCCCGCCATGGGCCAGTCCTTGCAGTCCTTCATGGACAACAATCGTCTTCCCGAGAAGACGGTCCTCCATCTCGCCTGCAGAATA CTGGACGTGCTGCACTACATCCATTCCAATGAGTACGCGCACGCCGACGTCAACGCCGAAAACATCTACATGCAAGCGGGACGCCCCACGCAG aTATATTTGGTAGGATACCACCACGCCTCGCGCTACTGTCCCGGTGGACGCCACGTGGTATATCGCCAAGGCATCCAAGACCCGCATGAAGGATCGCTCGAGTTCATCAGCGTTGATTCGCATTCGGGAGCAG TTCCGTCGCGGCGTAGCGACCTGCAGTCTCTGGGTTACTGCATGCTACAGTGGCACACGGGCACCCTGCCATGGAGCGGCCTCGCTGATCCCGACCAGGTGGCTGCCCTTAAACAGAG ATACTTGAACGATGTTCCAGCACTGTTGAGTCACTGCTTCGGGAGGAGTAAAGTTTCAA GTGCAATTCAGAGCTACGTGAGAACAGTGGCCGATCTGCAGTACACGGAGCAGCCGGACTACTCGGAACTGAAAGCCAGGCTCGCCATTGCTTTGTCACACTTGGGAGGCTCAGTGGAAAAACCATTCGGCTTTTAG
- the vrk3 gene encoding serine/threonine-protein kinase VRK3 isoform X2 codes for MDGGLDRTTFRFCPQCGTKLQSNFKFCPSCGERIPCAADTSPLEAIRPSPNFSPPKGDEAINTSQSSSMCHEAADEHGSLISPRPALRKTRNSLRLDREAKLNVKEDPSPVSQDNSVSSPKETPVKRVKKAAPVEASPPPILKSPRSGRGRSTHLPPVEESEKLTDETMRRAEESTVDSSPLTVFSPLSTPASKSPFKGRGQSKAKKVAAVERLEDGEELTDTTGRKWTLVKLLSQSVTELVYEVVHKGSWSSSKESAYILKLGAERGRIYKEQNFLQRAAKPSYVAKWIKQHELDFLGIPSCVSFGHTDSYRFLVFPAMGQSLQSFMDNNRLPEKTVLHLACRILDVLHYIHSNEYAHADVNAENIYMQAGRPTQIYLVGYHHASRYCPGGRHVVYRQGIQDPHEGSLEFISVDSHSGAVPSRRSDLQSLGYCMLQWHTGTLPWSGLADPDQVAALKQRYLNDVPALLSHCFGRSKVSSAIQSYVRTVADLQYTEQPDYSELKARLAIALSHLGGSVEKPFGF; via the exons ATGGATGGCGGATTGGACAG AACGACTTTCCGTTTCTGCCCTCAGTGCGGCACGAAGCTGCAGTCCAATTTTAAATTCTGTCCTTCGTGCGGGGAGAGAATTCCTTGTGCCGCCGATACATCTCCACTGGAAGCCATCAGACCTTCTCCAAATTTTTCTCCCCCGAAAGGGGATGAGGCCATTAACACAAGCCAATCGTCCAGCATGTGTCATGAGGCCGCAGACG AGCACGGAAGTTTAATTTCTCCACGTCCTGCACTACGGAAAACTCGTAACTCCCTCCGCTTGGACAGGGAAGCCAAGTTAAACGTAAAAGAAGATCCTTCTCCTGTGTCGCAAG atAACAGTGTGTCTTCACCAAAAGAAACTCCAGTCAAACGTGTAAAGAAGGCGGCACCTGTTGAGGCTTCTCCCCCTCCCATCTTAAAATCCCCCAGATCTG GAAGGGGCAGAAGTACGCACTTGCCGCCCGTGGAGGAAAGTGAGAAATTGACAGATGAGACGATGAGGCGCGCAGAGGAGTCCACTGTGGACAGCTCGCCTCTGACTGTCTTCTCTCCTCTTTCCACGCCGGCCTCCAAATCTCCTTTCAAAG GCCGAGGACAGAGCAAAGCGAAGAAAGTGGCCGCCGTGGAGCGACTCGAGGACGGCGAGGAGCTGACGGACACGACAGGCAGGAAGTGGACGCTGGTCAAGCTGCTCAGTCAGAGCGTGACGGAGCTCGTGTATGAAG TTGTGCACAAAGGGTCATGGTCCTCCTCCAAGGAATCTGCTTATATCCTTAAACTG GGAGCTGAACGAGGACGAATCTACAAGGAGCAGAACTTTCTGCAGAGGGCTGCCAAGCCATCATATG TTGCCAAGTGGATCAAGCAGCACGAATTGGACTTCCTCGGAATTCCTTCCTGCGTCAGCTTCGGCCACACAGATTCTTACAG GTTCTTGGTTTTCCCCGCCATGGGCCAGTCCTTGCAGTCCTTCATGGACAACAATCGTCTTCCCGAGAAGACGGTCCTCCATCTCGCCTGCAGAATA CTGGACGTGCTGCACTACATCCATTCCAATGAGTACGCGCACGCCGACGTCAACGCCGAAAACATCTACATGCAAGCGGGACGCCCCACGCAG aTATATTTGGTAGGATACCACCACGCCTCGCGCTACTGTCCCGGTGGACGCCACGTGGTATATCGCCAAGGCATCCAAGACCCGCATGAAGGATCGCTCGAGTTCATCAGCGTTGATTCGCATTCGGGAGCAG TTCCGTCGCGGCGTAGCGACCTGCAGTCTCTGGGTTACTGCATGCTACAGTGGCACACGGGCACCCTGCCATGGAGCGGCCTCGCTGATCCCGACCAGGTGGCTGCCCTTAAACAGAG ATACTTGAACGATGTTCCAGCACTGTTGAGTCACTGCTTCGGGAGGAGTAAAGTTTCAA GTGCAATTCAGAGCTACGTGAGAACAGTGGCCGATCTGCAGTACACGGAGCAGCCGGACTACTCGGAACTGAAAGCCAGGCTCGCCATTGCTTTGTCACACTTGGGAGGCTCAGTGGAAAAACCATTCGGCTTTTAG